The proteins below come from a single Candidatus Kirkpatrickella diaphorinae genomic window:
- the hfq gene encoding RNA chaperone Hfq — MTIFLVNGVKLSGQITQYDTHTIILMRDDQSQLVYKHAVSTILPGAPLPIFSQDDDIDDI; from the coding sequence TTGACAATCTTCCTGGTCAATGGTGTCAAGCTTTCAGGTCAGATCACGCAATATGATACGCACACGATTATCCTGATGCGTGATGATCAATCACAATTGGTCTATAAACATGCTGTCAGTACAATTCTGCCCGGTGCACCGCTTCCGATTTTCTCTCAGGACGATGACATCGACGATATTTGA
- a CDS encoding glycosyltransferase family 2 protein, with the protein MTGKLPTVAIALFVKDEFSDIAGWIAWHAAMGVRTFFIYDDHSTDGTWEILTAASHCHDIRLRRTDPAAQPDFYQRQRDCFMEVAAECKGQVDWLGFLDGDEYVYLRHYDSLPEFFASVRHASGVAFSWRIYGSSDRVVRPRNLTVEAFTHHATEALDDNVLVKSFIRPEKMGEKYINPHIFDIPAEEYIRPSGKPVKGPIAAQDIEWSDGFVMHFICRSMENYVQRIRRRLDADLSDSIGYWNHFNRNELEDREPLRLIPRAERYLSRIYDRSVALAVRKLSQSFLNPGEGQSDAAISQLDAPSTSRIFRLTTYFGGHLYYAPEKRLCVHASEEYARAHQLQPVYAIVRANTPQFVSLFVPTHPDVFVRLMSDHRLMTRLIYRITPQVDGYVTLQNPINHYYMSYLPLTDGVGIVESNRHEVREWEYVKLTPFDKQDLTSDRDEASAPPPREISVPAMLGWLRQRDALPDNDEFLRAFYQLGPSSRLELMRHVPGLLWNVT; encoded by the coding sequence ATGACAGGCAAGCTACCCACCGTCGCGATCGCGTTGTTTGTTAAGGACGAGTTTTCTGACATTGCCGGATGGATTGCGTGGCATGCTGCGATGGGTGTCCGTACGTTCTTCATTTATGATGATCACTCCACTGACGGGACATGGGAGATACTGACGGCGGCATCCCATTGCCACGACATACGCCTTCGCCGAACGGACCCTGCAGCCCAGCCGGATTTTTATCAGCGCCAGCGTGATTGTTTCATGGAAGTCGCCGCGGAATGTAAGGGGCAGGTTGACTGGCTCGGCTTCCTCGATGGTGACGAATATGTCTATCTACGGCATTATGACAGCCTCCCTGAATTTTTTGCTTCGGTCCGTCATGCCAGCGGCGTCGCTTTCTCATGGCGCATCTATGGCAGTAGCGACCGTGTCGTGCGGCCGCGCAATCTGACGGTTGAGGCCTTCACCCACCATGCCACAGAGGCGCTCGATGATAATGTCCTCGTCAAGAGCTTCATTCGACCGGAAAAAATGGGTGAGAAATATATCAATCCCCACATATTTGACATTCCGGCAGAGGAGTATATCCGGCCAAGTGGCAAGCCCGTAAAGGGCCCCATTGCGGCGCAGGATATCGAGTGGTCAGACGGTTTTGTGATGCACTTCATATGCCGGAGCATGGAAAATTACGTGCAGCGCATCCGGCGGCGCCTTGATGCGGATCTTTCCGACTCGATCGGTTATTGGAATCATTTCAACCGTAATGAATTGGAGGACCGCGAGCCTTTACGTCTCATCCCGCGCGCGGAGCGATATCTTTCACGCATCTATGACAGATCTGTAGCGCTTGCCGTCAGGAAACTCAGTCAATCCTTCCTCAACCCGGGTGAGGGCCAATCTGATGCGGCGATTTCCCAGCTGGATGCGCCGTCAACATCCCGTATTTTTCGTCTTACAACTTATTTTGGCGGGCATCTTTATTATGCGCCCGAAAAGCGCCTCTGCGTCCATGCGTCCGAAGAATACGCACGTGCGCACCAGTTGCAGCCCGTTTATGCCATCGTGCGGGCGAATACGCCGCAATTTGTATCACTTTTCGTGCCGACCCACCCGGATGTCTTCGTCAGGCTTATGAGCGACCATCGATTGATGACCCGGCTGATCTACCGCATCACCCCGCAAGTTGATGGGTATGTGACACTCCAAAACCCCATAAATCATTATTACATGTCTTACCTGCCGCTTACGGACGGTGTGGGCATCGTGGAAAGTAATCGCCATGAGGTGCGGGAGTGGGAATATGTCAAACTCACGCCTTTCGACAAACAGGACCTGACGTCAGATCGTGACGAAGCCTCGGCACCGCCACCTCGTGAGATATCGGTCCCGGCAATGTTGGGATGGCTTCGCCAACGAGATGCGCTGCCGGATAATGACGAATTTCTGCGCGCTTTTTATCAGTTGGGCCCTTCTTCCCGTCTTGAACTTATGCGTCACGTCCCGGGATTATTATGGAACGTGACCTGA
- a CDS encoding sugar porter family MFS transporter yields MARATKTALKSAPRKKSPVKTKPPEAENEEALITLTPKGRGALFASVAALAGLMFGLDTGVISGALKFLSDDLHSNPRLDEWIVSSLMLGAAAGAIAAAFIAQRAGRKAAMLVAGFLFLLGTLLCALAPNVSIMIGGRVVLGLGVGLAAFSAPLYIAEISPESQRGTMISIYQLIVCGGMLLAFLSDSLLAYGGHWRWMLGILLVPTVIFIIAMLQIPYSPRWLVADGQKRRARAVLMQIRGGLAESNREIARIEQQLRKEESDGLMLLKTNRGFRKTFSLGVALQALQQLTGINVILYYAPHILEKMGFSTAASIWCTVIFGAVNLTGVGLVIYFIDRVGRRPLLLISTLAAAIMLAGFGFVAYLGLPGMIFKVTEITLLALFVFFYAVGSGPMPWTLCAEIQPLRGRTAAIAASTFTNWVTNWLIANIFLSVMAVIHDYGVFWLLAGFNLFFFFVTVFFVPETKGCSLEDIEENLNKGRRLRDIGV; encoded by the coding sequence ATGGCACGCGCGACGAAAACAGCTTTAAAGTCGGCTCCCAGGAAAAAATCGCCTGTTAAGACAAAGCCTCCTGAAGCTGAAAATGAGGAAGCGCTCATCACCCTGACGCCGAAAGGCCGGGGGGCCTTATTTGCGAGTGTTGCGGCGCTTGCCGGATTGATGTTCGGGTTGGATACGGGCGTCATCTCCGGTGCGCTTAAATTTCTGTCAGACGACCTTCATTCCAATCCGCGCCTTGATGAGTGGATTGTGTCCTCCCTCATGTTGGGGGCGGCGGCAGGCGCGATTGCGGCCGCCTTTATCGCCCAGCGGGCGGGGCGCAAAGCGGCGATGCTGGTGGCGGGTTTTCTGTTCCTCCTCGGGACGCTACTCTGCGCGTTGGCCCCGAATGTCAGCATCATGATCGGAGGGCGCGTCGTTCTCGGCCTCGGCGTCGGGCTGGCGGCCTTTTCCGCGCCGCTTTATATTGCGGAGATCTCGCCGGAATCGCAGCGCGGCACGATGATCTCGATTTATCAGCTCATCGTCTGCGGCGGGATGCTCCTTGCTTTCCTGTCCGATAGCCTGTTGGCCTATGGCGGGCATTGGCGCTGGATGCTGGGCATCCTGCTTGTCCCGACCGTGATTTTCATTATTGCGATGTTGCAGATCCCTTACTCACCACGCTGGCTGGTCGCTGATGGGCAGAAGCGAAGGGCGCGGGCCGTATTGATGCAGATACGCGGTGGCCTGGCGGAGTCAAATCGGGAAATCGCCCGGATTGAGCAGCAGCTTCGGAAAGAGGAATCGGATGGGCTGATGCTGCTGAAAACCAATCGCGGTTTCCGAAAGACCTTCTCTCTCGGTGTCGCGCTTCAAGCTTTGCAGCAACTGACCGGCATTAATGTCATCCTGTATTACGCGCCGCATATTCTCGAAAAAATGGGTTTTTCCACCGCGGCATCCATCTGGTGCACGGTGATTTTCGGGGCGGTCAATCTCACGGGCGTCGGGCTTGTCATTTACTTTATCGATCGAGTGGGTCGCCGTCCCCTTTTATTGATCAGCACGCTGGCGGCCGCCATTATGTTGGCCGGTTTTGGTTTTGTTGCTTATCTGGGTCTGCCGGGGATGATTTTCAAAGTGACTGAAATCACCCTTCTCGCCCTTTTTGTCTTTTTCTACGCCGTTGGCTCCGGGCCGATGCCGTGGACGCTCTGTGCTGAAATCCAGCCCTTAAGAGGCCGTACCGCCGCCATCGCGGCATCCACCTTTACCAACTGGGTAACGAACTGGCTGATCGCCAATATCTTCCTGTCTGTCATGGCGGTGATCCATGATTACGGCGTTTTCTGGTTGCTTGCCGGTTTCAATCTGTTTTTCTTCTTCGTCACGGTGTTTTTCGTGCCGGAGACGAAAGGTTGTTCGCTCGAAGATATTGAGGAAAATCTTAACAAGGGAAGGCGCCTTCGCGATATCGGCGTTTGA
- a CDS encoding SulP family inorganic anion transporter, translating to MKLSEYRAQWAFSPLNEVLAGMVGTFALIPEVIAFSYVSGVSPAISLYASFVISIAIALTGGRPGMISGAAGSIAFVVGALVHHHGVQYMFAATMLAGFMQLCFGLLRLHVVMRFVSDEVRTGFVNALAILIFSAQVPQMLHVTWHTYALIAVGLAIIYLVPRIFTMIPSPLICIIVLTLITVFYPMPVRTVADLGALPSGLPQLTWPHVPFNIETLEIIFPYALAMAAVGLLESLMTAGVVDEHTDTHGNQRMECTGLGISNMLVAAFGGIGGCGMVGQTVGNLRYGGRGRLSTFAAGAFLLLLMDVLHRWFALVPLAALVAIMIMVSVSTFAWGSLRDLMRHPKLSTVVMIVTVLVTVSTQDLAAGVVAGVLLSGVFFAWRATNMLSIKHEREGDEEIYRISGQIFFASSDMLFDAVDFQTSAKKIVIDVDRATFWDITAVAKLEKIVSKLQARGVHVEVKGLRARQHDIIAEQSDEPLLAV from the coding sequence GTGAAACTGTCTGAGTACCGTGCTCAGTGGGCTTTCTCACCACTGAATGAGGTGCTGGCCGGAATGGTTGGCACATTTGCCCTCATTCCAGAAGTCATCGCCTTTTCCTATGTTTCAGGCGTATCGCCTGCCATTTCGCTTTACGCCTCCTTCGTCATCAGCATTGCGATCGCGCTGACAGGTGGTCGGCCGGGGATGATCTCCGGCGCGGCGGGGTCCATTGCTTTTGTGGTCGGCGCGCTGGTTCACCATCACGGTGTCCAATATATGTTCGCGGCCACGATGTTGGCCGGATTCATGCAATTATGTTTCGGGCTGCTTCGCCTGCATGTCGTAATGCGCTTTGTCTCCGACGAAGTGCGGACGGGCTTTGTCAATGCGCTGGCCATCCTCATTTTTTCAGCGCAGGTGCCGCAAATGCTGCATGTCACCTGGCACACCTATGCGCTGATCGCGGTCGGGCTGGCCATCATTTATCTCGTGCCGCGCATATTCACGATGATACCCTCTCCCCTGATCTGCATCATTGTTCTGACGCTGATCACCGTCTTTTATCCCATGCCGGTCCGCACGGTTGCTGATCTTGGCGCCCTGCCAAGCGGGCTCCCGCAACTGACATGGCCGCATGTTCCGTTTAATATCGAGACGCTTGAAATCATCTTCCCCTATGCGCTGGCCATGGCCGCTGTCGGCCTGCTTGAGTCACTCATGACCGCCGGCGTGGTGGATGAGCATACGGACACGCATGGTAATCAGCGGATGGAATGCACGGGGCTCGGGATTTCCAACATGCTTGTTGCCGCTTTCGGTGGCATTGGCGGGTGCGGCATGGTGGGTCAGACGGTCGGTAACCTGCGATATGGCGGGCGTGGACGCCTCTCGACTTTCGCAGCCGGTGCGTTTCTGCTGCTCCTGATGGATGTGCTGCATCGCTGGTTCGCCCTTGTGCCGCTGGCCGCGCTTGTCGCAATTATGATTATGGTTTCCGTCAGCACCTTTGCCTGGGGATCTCTGCGAGACCTGATGCGCCATCCCAAATTATCGACGGTGGTGATGATCGTCACGGTACTCGTGACCGTCAGCACGCAGGACCTCGCGGCGGGCGTTGTCGCGGGCGTGCTGCTCAGCGGCGTGTTTTTCGCCTGGCGGGCGACGAATATGCTCAGCATCAAGCATGAGCGCGAGGGTGATGAGGAGATCTACAGGATCTCAGGGCAGATTTTCTTTGCGTCATCCGACATGCTCTTCGACGCGGTTGATTTCCAGACATCTGCGAAGAAGATCGTAATTGATGTGGACCGGGCGACATTCTGGGACATTACAGCCGTCGCCAAACTGGAGAAAATCGTCAGCAAATTACAGGCGCGCGGCGTTCATGTGGAGGTCAAGGGCCTCCGCGCCCGCCAGCATGACATCATCGCGGAGCAGTCTGACGAGCCTCTTCTGGCCGTGTGA
- a CDS encoding inositol monophosphatase family protein, with protein MNEEPPLSFSYLKKLVTACIGIARDVSQDLIMPGFGRLRPEQIRVKSTPRDFVTEIDEQAEAYIEARLRQLVPHALIVGEEAAARNPDLVNELARASLAFTIDPIDGTVNYVEGVAAFGVMIAVISDAEPVASIIFNPVSGCAMLAARGAGAWQVDADGRETPLHYAAPPRHAGGLRGKLSWSLCAVNLTEKAAYIASAFERLWDLRCASIEYMMAAAGHAHILYYRKVMPWDHCPGYVLLTEAGGYGALHHGEAYRIGHKASGLLYAPDQHVWHEVASALGLHER; from the coding sequence ATGAATGAGGAACCGCCCCTCTCATTCTCATATCTCAAAAAACTCGTCACAGCCTGCATCGGGATTGCGCGCGACGTCTCACAGGATCTCATCATGCCGGGCTTTGGGCGCCTTCGGCCGGAGCAGATCCGCGTCAAATCAACGCCGCGCGATTTTGTAACGGAAATTGATGAGCAGGCGGAAGCTTATATCGAGGCGCGCCTGCGTCAACTCGTCCCCCATGCCTTGATTGTGGGGGAGGAGGCGGCGGCGCGAAATCCCGACCTCGTCAATGAGCTGGCCCGCGCGTCCCTTGCCTTCACAATTGACCCGATTGACGGCACCGTCAATTACGTTGAGGGCGTCGCGGCTTTTGGCGTCATGATAGCCGTCATTTCAGATGCAGAGCCGGTTGCTTCCATTATTTTCAATCCTGTCTCAGGCTGCGCGATGCTGGCGGCGCGGGGCGCGGGCGCGTGGCAGGTCGATGCGGACGGGCGGGAAACCCCTCTGCATTACGCCGCGCCGCCCCGCCACGCGGGCGGCCTCCGCGGAAAATTGTCCTGGTCCCTTTGTGCCGTTAATCTGACGGAGAAAGCGGCTTACATCGCTTCGGCTTTCGAGCGTTTATGGGATCTGAGATGTGCCTCCATCGAATATATGATGGCCGCCGCGGGACATGCGCATATTTTATATTATCGGAAGGTCATGCCGTGGGATCACTGCCCTGGATATGTCCTTCTGACAGAGGCGGGTGGCTATGGCGCCCTTCACCATGGTGAAGCCTACCGCATCGGGCACAAAGCATCCGGCCTGCTCTACGCGCCGGACCAACATGTGTGGCATGAGGTCGCTTCAGCCCTGGGTTTGCACGAAAGGTGA
- the hflX gene encoding GTPase HflX translates to MGLIETAPPVRRAAVIFPADRTSLRAELRGADARLEEAAGLTRSIGLDIMFQQVIPLRAARPATLLGAGQVEALATKVHEGGIDVVVVDTRLSPVQQRNLEKALNCKVIDRTGLILDIFGARAATREGVLQVELAHLAYQKSRLVRLWTHLERQRGGFGFLGGPGETQMEADRRMLSERMVKLKKELDQVRRTRGLHRAARQRVPFPVVAFVGYTNAGKSTLFNALTGADVQAEDQLFATLDPTMRSVTLPSGRRIILSDTVGFISDLPTELIAAFRATLEEVAEADVIVHVRNVAHPDSDAQREDVIQVLNNLVRDGVLDETWPERVVEVLNKSDILGGVRQVAHVGGAVPVSALTQEGLPDLLSAIDAQLTAHLPVIHVKLSIQDGAAMAWLYEYGDVIERTDEEAIIRLTVRLSDNDLKRFERSFPEYLDLIA, encoded by the coding sequence TTGGGTTTAATTGAAACGGCGCCACCCGTCCGGCGCGCAGCGGTCATTTTCCCCGCTGACAGGACATCTCTCCGCGCTGAGCTTCGCGGGGCGGATGCCCGCCTTGAGGAAGCTGCCGGCCTGACCCGCTCTATCGGTCTCGATATCATGTTCCAGCAGGTCATCCCGCTTCGGGCAGCGCGGCCCGCAACATTGCTCGGCGCCGGGCAAGTCGAGGCGCTTGCTACGAAAGTGCATGAGGGGGGGATCGACGTCGTCGTCGTTGACACGCGGCTTTCCCCCGTGCAGCAGCGCAATCTTGAAAAAGCGCTGAATTGCAAGGTGATTGACCGGACGGGGCTGATCCTCGATATCTTCGGCGCGCGCGCGGCAACGCGGGAAGGTGTGCTTCAGGTTGAACTGGCCCACCTCGCTTATCAGAAATCCCGTCTTGTCAGATTATGGACTCATCTTGAGCGCCAGCGCGGTGGGTTCGGCTTTCTCGGCGGGCCGGGTGAAACGCAGATGGAAGCCGACCGCCGTATGTTGAGTGAGCGCATGGTCAAGCTCAAGAAAGAGTTGGATCAGGTGCGGCGCACGCGTGGGCTTCACCGCGCGGCCCGTCAGCGCGTGCCTTTCCCGGTTGTGGCCTTTGTCGGTTATACGAATGCTGGCAAGTCGACGCTGTTCAATGCTTTGACGGGGGCCGATGTCCAGGCGGAAGACCAGCTTTTTGCGACGCTCGACCCGACAATGCGTTCCGTCACGCTGCCCTCCGGGCGTCGGATCATCCTTTCTGACACAGTCGGATTCATCAGTGACCTCCCGACGGAACTCATCGCCGCCTTCCGCGCGACGCTTGAGGAAGTGGCCGAGGCGGATGTCATTGTGCATGTGCGCAATGTGGCGCATCCTGACAGCGACGCCCAGCGTGAAGATGTCATTCAAGTATTAAATAATCTGGTGCGGGATGGGGTGCTCGATGAGACATGGCCTGAGCGTGTGGTCGAAGTCCTGAATAAATCCGATATTCTCGGCGGCGTCCGGCAGGTGGCGCATGTTGGCGGGGCCGTGCCCGTGTCAGCGCTGACGCAGGAGGGCCTGCCCGATCTGCTGAGCGCCATCGATGCGCAACTGACAGCGCATTTACCCGTCATCCACGTCAAACTCAGCATCCAGGATGGTGCCGCCATGGCGTGGCTCTATGAATATGGCGACGTCATTGAAAGAACGGATGAGGAAGCGATTATTCGCCTGACGGTTCGCCTCTCAGATAATGACCTCAAACGGTTTGAACGCAGCTTTCCCGAATATCTCGATCTGATTGCCTGA
- the iolD gene encoding 3D-(3,5/4)-trihydroxycyclohexane-1,2-dione acylhydrolase (decyclizing) — MKTHLLTMSQALIRAMIAQKIEIDGEVVPFFKGVWAIFGHGNVAGLGEALYENRADMPTLRAHNEQGMVHAATAFAKARRRQQVMACTSSIGPGALNMVTGAAVAHVNRLPLLLLPGDVFANRIPDPVLQQVEDFGNGVVSANDAFIPVSRYFDRLTRPEQLIPAFHQAMRVLTDPAECGPVTLSLCQDVQAEAFAYPDAFFRERIHRIRRQAPDARELSDAVKLIRQSRKPLMIAGGGVLYAEAEKALAAFSHAHGVPVGETQAGKSSLPTTHALNMGGIGVSGGTAANEMAQEADLIIAVGTRLQDFTTGSWGLFKNPDMKIIALNVQPFDAVKHDSLPVIADAKIALEEIAAALEGWKADSGWTERAQAARQRWLEKADTYQAIPEREALPTDAQVIGAVQRVAKPTDTVVCAAGGLPAELQKHWRPEQPGGYHMEYGFSCMGYELAGGIGVKMARPEREVIVMVGDGSYLMLNSEIATSVMLGQKLIIVLLDNHGYGCINRLQQATGSAPFNNLWEDSQHMAQFPQIDFVQHAHGLGALAEKVASLPDLSEAIARARKADRTTVILIDTDPKPTTKEGGAWWDVAVPEVSTRPQVNQARTDYERARGAQRIGN, encoded by the coding sequence ATGAAAACGCATCTCCTGACCATGTCACAAGCCCTCATCCGCGCCATGATCGCGCAGAAGATCGAGATTGATGGCGAGGTCGTGCCCTTCTTCAAAGGCGTGTGGGCCATATTCGGCCATGGCAATGTGGCCGGGCTGGGGGAGGCGCTTTACGAAAATCGCGCAGATATGCCGACTTTGCGGGCGCATAATGAGCAGGGAATGGTGCACGCCGCGACCGCTTTCGCCAAGGCACGTCGACGCCAGCAAGTCATGGCCTGCACGAGCTCCATCGGGCCGGGTGCGCTCAATATGGTGACCGGTGCCGCGGTGGCGCATGTTAATCGCCTGCCGCTCCTTCTGCTTCCCGGTGATGTCTTCGCCAATCGCATCCCGGACCCGGTCTTGCAACAGGTTGAGGATTTCGGGAACGGGGTGGTTTCAGCCAATGATGCCTTCATCCCGGTCTCCCGCTATTTTGACCGCCTGACGCGGCCGGAACAATTGATCCCCGCCTTCCATCAGGCGATGCGTGTGCTGACTGACCCCGCCGAATGCGGGCCTGTCACGCTCAGCCTGTGTCAGGATGTGCAGGCCGAGGCTTTTGCATATCCCGACGCATTTTTCAGGGAGCGCATCCACCGCATCCGCCGCCAGGCGCCCGACGCACGTGAGCTTTCGGACGCCGTGAAGCTGATCCGGCAATCGCGCAAACCGCTCATGATCGCCGGTGGCGGCGTGCTTTATGCCGAGGCGGAGAAAGCGCTGGCGGCGTTCAGTCACGCCCATGGCGTCCCCGTCGGGGAAACGCAGGCCGGGAAATCCTCCCTTCCCACCACGCACGCGCTCAATATGGGCGGAATTGGCGTCAGTGGAGGCACGGCCGCGAATGAAATGGCGCAGGAGGCCGACCTCATCATTGCGGTCGGGACACGCTTACAGGATTTCACCACCGGGTCCTGGGGGTTGTTCAAAAACCCGGATATGAAAATCATCGCGTTGAATGTGCAGCCTTTCGACGCGGTAAAACATGATTCCCTACCGGTCATTGCGGATGCAAAAATCGCCTTGGAAGAGATCGCAGCCGCGCTGGAAGGTTGGAAAGCGGATTCTGGCTGGACAGAGCGCGCGCAGGCGGCGCGGCAAAGATGGCTTGAAAAGGCCGACACCTATCAGGCCATCCCGGAGAGAGAGGCGCTGCCAACCGATGCGCAGGTTATCGGCGCGGTGCAGCGTGTCGCGAAACCGACCGATACGGTCGTCTGCGCGGCTGGAGGGCTGCCTGCGGAATTGCAGAAACACTGGCGGCCTGAGCAGCCGGGCGGATACCATATGGAATATGGGTTCTCCTGCATGGGCTATGAGCTTGCCGGCGGGATCGGCGTCAAAATGGCGCGGCCGGAACGGGAGGTTATCGTGATGGTGGGGGATGGCTCCTACCTCATGCTGAATTCCGAGATCGCCACGTCCGTCATGTTGGGGCAGAAACTGATTATCGTTCTGCTGGATAACCATGGTTATGGCTGCATTAACCGTCTCCAACAGGCGACGGGGAGTGCGCCTTTCAATAATCTCTGGGAAGACTCACAGCATATGGCGCAGTTCCCGCAGATTGACTTTGTGCAACATGCGCACGGGCTTGGGGCCCTTGCGGAAAAAGTCGCGTCGCTTCCGGACTTGTCCGAAGCCATTGCGCGCGCGCGCAAAGCGGATCGCACAACGGTGATCCTGATCGACACTGACCCGAAACCGACCACAAAAGAGGGCGGTGCATGGTGGGATGTGGCCGTGCCGGAAGTGTCGACGCGCCCGCAGGTGAATCAAGCGCGCACCGACTATGAACGGGCACGCGGGGCGCAGCGTATCGGAAACTGA
- a CDS encoding host attachment protein codes for MPVQDPVLYAVCDGEKARFMRYDGHQMRTIHRLDAHHHPDENGMLTTSIKEPKSDPKELTKERFARTIAAEIEKVLAQNAALKGLVLAASPHVLHDLRVMLSKATMKKIVKTESKDLTNIPDHEMFSHFDRPATGWPQLPR; via the coding sequence ATGCCAGTACAAGATCCTGTCTTATACGCTGTATGTGATGGTGAAAAAGCGCGTTTCATGCGCTATGACGGTCATCAGATGCGGACAATCCACCGACTGGACGCGCACCACCACCCTGACGAAAATGGCATGCTGACCACGTCGATCAAAGAGCCAAAATCCGACCCGAAAGAGCTGACGAAGGAGCGTTTTGCACGCACCATCGCCGCGGAGATTGAAAAAGTCCTCGCGCAGAATGCCGCGCTCAAGGGCCTCGTCCTTGCCGCTTCGCCCCATGTGCTTCACGATTTGCGGGTCATGCTGTCCAAGGCGACAATGAAAAAAATAGTGAAGACGGAAAGCAAGGACCTCACCAACATCCCCGACCACGAAATGTTTTCTCATTTCGACCGCCCGGCAACGGGTTGGCCGCAATTGCCGCGTTAA
- a CDS encoding ELM1/GtrOC1 family putative glycosyltransferase: MIAIIDTEREGERTQCEALARALAMPFEVIAPWTTPSATPDIILSFGKALKPGLALHRRFERKPLLIQLGRPRLYPTSRLDLVIIMPQDDYPEADNVLHLKLPLNGASLQPNPRLKSATRPAQKGKTTLILSGKTAHHALGRRECDEMLRLAKIVAHHAGEALQVIFSCRTPPDIATYMQDQCRRDGITIARRRVRDVLAESARVIVTADSASLLADLIRSGLPTWLYPLPVRRTLNHFLKTTSCALFPRWRRNLIKKGLIAGGTDFARWHRSLTQSGIVRVLNEATAKDALWENTRPFADDDLEICVDRIRTLLAQRFTRDGQQAETPFHAEEAEFERLREVVY; encoded by the coding sequence GTGATTGCGATCATCGATACGGAGCGCGAGGGTGAACGAACGCAATGTGAAGCCCTTGCACGCGCCCTGGCCATGCCATTTGAGGTGATCGCCCCTTGGACCACGCCCTCCGCCACGCCCGACATCATCCTGTCATTTGGTAAAGCCTTGAAGCCGGGACTGGCCCTCCATAGACGTTTCGAAAGAAAACCACTTTTGATACAATTGGGACGTCCACGATTATATCCGACATCCAGGCTCGACCTCGTGATCATCATGCCGCAGGATGATTACCCTGAAGCCGATAATGTGCTGCACCTCAAACTACCCCTGAATGGCGCGTCACTTCAGCCGAATCCCCGCTTAAAATCTGCGACCCGGCCCGCGCAAAAGGGCAAGACGACTTTGATCCTGAGCGGGAAAACAGCTCACCACGCGCTTGGGCGGCGTGAATGTGATGAGATGCTGCGCCTGGCGAAAATCGTCGCCCACCACGCTGGTGAGGCGCTTCAGGTCATTTTCAGTTGCCGGACACCGCCTGACATCGCCACTTACATGCAGGATCAATGTCGGCGGGATGGCATCACGATCGCCCGACGTCGCGTGCGGGATGTTCTGGCTGAAAGTGCGCGCGTGATTGTCACGGCGGACAGCGCGTCCCTTCTGGCCGATCTCATACGTTCCGGTTTGCCCACCTGGCTATACCCATTGCCCGTGCGGAGAACGCTCAATCACTTTCTCAAGACCACATCCTGCGCCCTCTTTCCCCGATGGCGCCGAAATCTGATCAAAAAGGGGCTTATCGCTGGCGGCACGGATTTTGCGCGATGGCATCGCTCTTTGACTCAGTCAGGCATTGTGCGCGTGCTGAACGAAGCGACCGCCAAAGACGCGCTGTGGGAAAATACCCGCCCCTTCGCGGATGATGATCTTGAAATCTGCGTCGATCGGATCCGCACCCTTCTCGCGCAGCGCTTCACCCGAGACGGCCAACAGGCGGAAACGCCATTCCATGCTGAGGAAGCGGAATTTGAAAGGCTCAGGGAAGTCGTTTATTGA